From the Paracholeplasma morum genome, one window contains:
- a CDS encoding IS3 family transposase, whose amino-acid sequence YSSVKFEKTHQTYPITRSMSRAGTPTDNPVIESLIGWIKGDLKHYLKLHDFGDIKKAIEIYVDYFNHHRVAYRLDYLTPVEYRTIKGFN is encoded by the coding sequence TATTCATCCGTTAAGTTTGAGAAGACACATCAAACATATCCAATCACCAGATCAATGAGTCGAGCAGGAACGCCTACAGATAATCCAGTCATTGAATCACTTATTGGATGGATCAAAGGTGATTTGAAACACTATCTAAAATTACATGACTTTGGTGATATCAAAAAAGCTATAGAAATCTATGTAGATTATTTTAATCATCATAGAGTAGCTTATCGATTAGATTACTTAACACCAGTTGAATATCGAACTATAAAAGGCTTTAATTAA